In Pirellulales bacterium, one genomic interval encodes:
- the hemQ gene encoding hydrogen peroxide-dependent heme synthase yields MSHGQNAPSDISIEPSEGWHCSHLYYRFDRAALNRLSAAEMQAGREQFTAALDPGGPESPARLQTSLVSGHKADFGLMLLDGNPLKIDAVHQRLMSGPIGPALEPTYSFVSITEVSEYVPTVEQYGQRLVDEGESLDSPTYRAKLKAYENREAMMRVQRLTPELPPWPCTCFYPMNKKRKVGENWFLLPIAERNRLMAEHGRTGMTFGGRVTQLITVGLGFDDWEWGVTLWSRRPEFLKEIVYRMRFDEASARYAEFGPFYVSYVLPAATILERCRIGSSEAGPIGG; encoded by the coding sequence GATGGCATTGCAGCCATTTGTACTATCGCTTTGATCGAGCGGCGCTGAATCGATTGAGCGCGGCAGAGATGCAAGCGGGGCGCGAGCAGTTTACCGCCGCGCTCGATCCGGGGGGGCCCGAATCACCGGCCCGGCTGCAAACTTCGCTCGTGAGCGGGCACAAGGCCGATTTCGGGCTGATGCTGCTCGATGGCAACCCGCTCAAAATCGACGCGGTTCACCAGCGGCTAATGTCGGGGCCGATCGGGCCGGCGCTCGAGCCGACCTACTCGTTCGTCTCGATCACCGAAGTGTCGGAATACGTGCCGACCGTCGAGCAATACGGCCAGCGGCTCGTGGACGAAGGGGAATCACTCGACAGCCCGACTTATCGCGCCAAACTCAAGGCCTACGAGAACCGCGAGGCGATGATGCGCGTGCAGCGGCTCACGCCCGAACTGCCCCCTTGGCCTTGCACCTGCTTCTATCCGATGAACAAGAAACGAAAAGTCGGCGAGAATTGGTTTCTGCTGCCGATCGCCGAGCGGAACCGGCTGATGGCCGAGCACGGGCGGACGGGAATGACCTTCGGCGGCCGCGTGACGCAGTTGATCACAGTGGGACTGGGGTTCGACGATTGGGAATGGGGCGTGACGCTCTGGTCGCGCCGGCCCGAGTTTCTCAAGGAAATCGTCTATCGAATGCGGTTCGACGAGGCTAGCGCCCGCTATGCCGAGTTCGGGCCGTTCTATGTGAGCTATGTCTTGCCGGCCGCGACGATCCTCGAACGCTGCCGGATCGGCAGTTCGGAAGCCGGGCCGATCGGCGGCTAA